One stretch of Punica granatum isolate Tunisia-2019 chromosome 5, ASM765513v2, whole genome shotgun sequence DNA includes these proteins:
- the LOC116206585 gene encoding inorganic phosphate transporter 1-4-like, whose product MANELRVLNALDLAKTQWYHFTAIVIAGMGFFTDAYDLFCISLVTKLLGRLYYHVDGASKPGTLPPNVSAAVNGVAFCGTLAGQLFFGWLGDKMGRKRVYGLTLILMVVCSLASGLSFGSSPKGVIATLCFFRFWLGFGIGGDYPLSATIMSEYANKKTRGAFIAAVFAMQGFGILAGGIVALIVSLSFDHAYNAPAYEVDPVGSTVPQADYIWRIILMFGALPAVLTYYWRMKMPETARYTALVAKNAKQAATDMSKVLQVDLEAEQEKVDKLARDTRKNYGLFSKEFARRHGLHLLGTTSTWFLLDIAFYSQNLFQKDIFSAIGWIPPAKTMNAIHEVYKIARAQTLIALCSTVPGYWFTVALIDILGRFFIQIMGFAMMTIFMFALAIPYDHWIKKGNHISFVVLYSFTFFFANFGPNATTFVVPAEIFPARLRSTCHGISAAAGKAGAIVGAFGFLYAAQSKDPSKTDAGYPPGIGVKNSLIMLGVINLVGAAFTLLVPESKGKSLEDLTGENDEEENTTELGRIAPAP is encoded by the coding sequence ATGGCTAACGAGCTGCGAGTGCTTAACGCGCTCGACCTCGCGAAGACACAATGGTACCATTTCACAGCCATCGTGATCGCGGGAATGGGATTCTTTACCGACGCATACGATCTGTTCTGCATCTCGCTTGTCACGAAACTGCTGGGTAGGCTGTACTACCATGTTGATGGTGCATCGAAGCCCGGCACTCTCCCTCCTAACGTGTCAGCCGCTGTCAATGGTGTCGCTTTCTGCGGCACCTTAGCTGGGCAGCTCTTCTTCGGGTGGCTCGGAGACAAGATGGGGAGGAAACGTGTCTATGGTCTCACCCTGATTCTTATGGTCGTGTGCTCCCTCGCCTCAGGGCTTTCCTTCGGCAGCTCTCCTAAGGGTGTCATTGCGACCCTTTGTTTCTTTCGGTTCTGGCTAGGGTTCGGTATTGGAGGAGACTATCCTCTTTCTGCCACCATCATGTCTGAGTACGCAAACAAGAAGACCCGTGGCGCATTCATTGCTGCTGTCTTTGCCATGCAGGGTTTCGGAATCTTGGCAGGTGGGATTGTTGCTCTCATTGTCTCGCTTTCGTTCGATCACGCGTATAacgcccccgcttatgaggtCGATCCGGTGGGCTCCACTGTGCCACAGGCTGACTATATCTGGCGTATCATACTCATGTTTGGAGCCCTCCCCGCTGTTCTCACTTATTACTGGCGGATGAAGATGCCCGAGACAGCCCGGTACACCGCTCTAGTTGCCAAGAACGCAAAGCAAGCTGCTACAGATATGTCCAAGGTGTTGCAGGTGGATCTCGAAGCAGAACAAGAAAAGGTCGATAAGCTTGCTCGGGACACAAGGAAGAACTATGGCTTGTTCTCTAAGGAATTTGCCCGCCGGCACGGCCTTCACTTGCTTGGGACCACCAGCACGTGGTTCTTGCTGGACATTGCTTTCTACAGTCAGAATCTCTTCCAGAAGGACATATTCAGCGCCATTGGCTGGATCCCGCCAGCTAAAACCATGAACGCGATCCATGAAGTGTACAAAATCGCAAGGGCACAGACGCTGATAGCTCTTTGCAGTACAGTCCCCGGTTACTGGTTCACTGTGGCCTTAATCGACATCCTCGGTAGGTTTTTCATCCAGATCATGGGCTTCGCGATGATGACAATATTCATGTTTGCACTCGCGATTCCTTACGACCACTGGATAAAGAAGGGGAATCACATTAGCTTCGTCGTGCTCTACTCGTTTACATTCTTCTTCGCCAACTTTGGGCCAAATGCGACCACCTTCGTGGTTCCTGCCGAGATCTTCCCGGCAAGGTTGAGATCGACCTGTCATGGGATATCTGCAGCTGCTGGAAAGGCTGGAGCCATAGTGGGCGCATTTGGTTTCCTCTATGCAGCTCAAAGTAAGGACCCGAGCAAGACCGACGCTGGCTACCCACCTGGTATCGGCGTGAAGAACTCGCTCATCATGCTCGGTGTCATCAACCTTGTGGGCGCAGCGTTCACTCTGCTTGTTCCTGAATCGAAGGGAAAATCACTCGAGGATCTAACCGGTGAGAATGATGAAGAGGAGAACACTACCGAGCTCGGGAGGATAGCACCTGCTCCCTGA